The Oryza glaberrima chromosome 5, OglaRS2, whole genome shotgun sequence DNA segment GCATCTGGCGAtgttgtccaaaacgacaagccGACAAGCTAGGTATCCGAATTAGTATTACAAAGCTAGCAATCAATTCAGTTCGTGTAACATTTCTAACCTAAAGAGTCCATCCACTGTATATCTTCCAATCTTCCATCAGCTTGCTTTTAGAAGCCGTTGTTGTGCTTGCTTTGAAGTCCCATTTCCTTCAGAAGtcaactgcatgcatgcacgtagcTGCATTGACTTCCTTTCTTCACCTCTATATAAGCATCCTCTCCACACGACCACACACGAAACACATACAGATCACTCCAGTCTCCACAAAAACACACTACACCTTCATCCAATTCTCTCCACCACCATGGCTAAAGccaccgtcctcctcctcctcctcgtgctcgccgccgcagcagccacGGCGCCCACCACCAGTATGGCCACGATCCCGACCGGGAGGAGCCGATTCCTTCTGGCGCATCAGCATCGGGCTGCTGGTGCCGGGGATCCTTATTACTACCGGCCTCTCCCATCGATGTACGGCTGCTCCGAGAAGTCGGCCGCCATGTGCGTCGCGCCGGGGAGCCCCGGGCCGACGTGCTGCGGCGGCCGGTGCGTGGACACCGCCGCCAGCGGCGACCACTGCGGCGGCTGCAACAAGGCGTGCAAGCAC contains these protein-coding regions:
- the LOC127773502 gene encoding stigma-specific STIG1-like protein 3, translating into MAKATVLLLLLVLAAAAATAPTTSMATIPTGRSRFLLAHQHRAAGAGDPYYYRPLPSMYGCSEKSAAMCVAPGSPGPTCCGGRCVDTAASGDHCGGCNKACKHGRTCCGGRCVDLLFDRDNCGSCSNRCSKRCTYGLCNYAQ